A single Rubrivivax gelatinosus IL144 DNA region contains:
- a CDS encoding biotin--[acetyl-CoA-carboxylase] ligase, whose translation MDAPVPTPFHAGQAEPLRWGAEEVWQQLQPLLPGVSVEVVASTDSTNTRLIERARAQAGQRDAPVTRPGELRGFGDLPRAPYGRRAGDTEPCLLVAEHQTGGRGRLGRDWLGAAGASLTFSLSLPLAPRDWSGLSLAVGVALAEALDVAPPRIGLKWPNDLWILDGPGRGRKLGGILIETVPVGQRRMCIVGVGLNVLPQPAEGLTHGYACLQELDGEASAPRALAAVAAPLVQALLRFEAQGFAAFQAGFERRDLLAGLPVTTTGPEPLHGVAEGVDERGALRVRAGTLHTLVSGEVSVRLRDDTC comes from the coding sequence ATGGACGCCCCGGTGCCCACGCCATTTCACGCCGGCCAGGCCGAGCCGCTGCGCTGGGGTGCCGAGGAAGTCTGGCAACAGCTGCAGCCGCTGCTGCCCGGCGTCAGCGTCGAGGTCGTCGCGAGCACCGATTCCACCAACACCCGCCTGATCGAACGCGCCCGCGCCCAGGCCGGCCAGCGCGACGCGCCGGTCACGCGCCCGGGCGAGCTGCGCGGCTTCGGCGACCTGCCGCGGGCGCCCTACGGCCGCCGCGCCGGCGACACCGAGCCCTGCCTGCTGGTGGCCGAACACCAGACCGGCGGCCGCGGCCGCCTGGGCCGCGACTGGCTGGGTGCGGCGGGTGCGTCGCTGACCTTCTCGCTGTCGCTGCCGCTGGCGCCGCGCGACTGGTCGGGGCTGTCGCTGGCGGTCGGCGTCGCGCTCGCCGAGGCGCTGGACGTCGCGCCGCCGCGCATCGGGCTGAAGTGGCCCAACGACCTCTGGATCCTCGACGGCCCCGGCCGCGGCCGCAAGCTCGGCGGCATCCTGATCGAGACCGTGCCGGTCGGCCAGCGCCGCATGTGCATCGTCGGCGTCGGCCTGAACGTGCTGCCGCAGCCGGCCGAAGGCCTGACCCACGGCTACGCTTGCCTGCAGGAGCTCGACGGCGAGGCCAGCGCGCCGCGTGCGCTGGCCGCGGTGGCGGCGCCGCTGGTGCAGGCGCTGCTGCGTTTCGAGGCCCAGGGCTTCGCCGCCTTCCAGGCCGGCTTCGAACGCCGCGACCTGCTCGCCGGCCTGCCGGTGACGACCACCGGCCCCGAACCGCTGCACGGCGTCGCCGAAGGCGTCGACGAACGCGGCGCGCTGCGCGTGCGCGCCGGCACGCTGCACACGCTGGTCAGCGGCGAGGTCAGCGTTCGCCTGCGGGACGACACATGCTGA
- the gap gene encoding type I glyceraldehyde-3-phosphate dehydrogenase has translation MTIKIGINGFGRIGRMVFRAAIKHFDDIEVVAINDLLEPDYLAYMLQYDSVHGRFKGDISVDGHTLIVNGKKIRLTAIKDPAELKWGEVGADIVVESTGLFLTKETAEKHLAAGAKKVIMSAPSKDDTPMFVYGVNDKTYAGQAIVSNASCTTNCLAPVAKVLNDTFGIKRGLMTTVHAATATQKTVDGPSNKDWRGGRGILENIIPSSTGAAKAVGKVIPELNKKLTGMSFRVPTSDVSVVDLTVELNKEASYEEICAAMKAASEGPMKGVLGYTTDKVVATDFRGESCTSVFDADAGIALDKTFVKVVAWYDNEWGYSCKVLEMVRVISA, from the coding sequence ATGACCATCAAGATCGGCATCAACGGCTTCGGCCGCATCGGGCGCATGGTGTTCCGCGCCGCGATCAAGCATTTCGACGACATCGAAGTCGTCGCGATCAACGATCTGCTGGAACCCGACTACCTGGCCTACATGCTGCAGTACGACAGCGTGCACGGCCGCTTCAAGGGCGACATCTCGGTCGACGGCCACACGCTGATCGTCAACGGCAAGAAGATCCGCCTCACCGCGATCAAGGATCCGGCCGAGCTGAAGTGGGGCGAGGTCGGCGCCGACATCGTCGTCGAATCGACGGGCCTGTTCCTGACCAAGGAAACCGCCGAGAAGCACCTGGCCGCCGGCGCCAAGAAGGTCATCATGAGCGCGCCGTCCAAGGACGACACGCCGATGTTCGTCTACGGCGTCAACGACAAGACCTACGCCGGCCAGGCCATCGTCTCCAACGCCAGCTGCACGACCAACTGCCTGGCGCCGGTCGCCAAGGTGCTCAACGACACCTTCGGCATCAAGCGCGGCCTGATGACCACGGTGCACGCCGCCACCGCGACGCAGAAGACCGTCGACGGCCCGAGCAACAAGGACTGGCGCGGCGGCCGCGGCATCCTCGAGAACATCATCCCCAGCTCCACCGGCGCCGCCAAGGCCGTCGGCAAGGTCATCCCCGAGCTGAACAAGAAGCTCACCGGCATGTCCTTCCGCGTGCCGACCTCCGACGTCTCGGTCGTCGACCTGACCGTCGAGCTGAACAAGGAAGCGAGCTACGAGGAAATCTGCGCGGCGATGAAGGCCGCCAGCGAGGGCCCGATGAAGGGCGTGCTCGGCTACACCACCGACAAGGTCGTCGCCACCGACTTCCGCGGCGAGAGCTGCACCTCGGTCTTCGACGCCGACGCCGGCATCGCGCTGGACAAGACCTTCGTGAAGGTCGTGGCCTGGTACGACAACGAGTGGGGCTACTCCTGCAAGGTTCTCGAGATGGTGCGAGTCATCTCGGCCTGA
- a CDS encoding DUF167 domain-containing protein, with protein MNDAPPCLSAAGAAASRLRVAVVPNARRTGADGLHDGALRVRLNAPPVDGKANDTLVAWLADELDLPKRAVRLTHGQTGRRKTIELDAAPEAVAAWLQRVLAG; from the coding sequence GTGAACGACGCGCCGCCGTGCCTGAGTGCGGCCGGCGCGGCGGCCAGCCGGCTGCGCGTGGCGGTCGTGCCCAATGCGCGCCGCACCGGCGCCGACGGCCTGCACGACGGCGCGCTGCGCGTGCGCCTGAACGCGCCGCCGGTCGACGGCAAGGCCAACGACACGCTCGTCGCCTGGCTGGCCGACGAGCTGGACCTGCCCAAGCGTGCGGTGCGGCTGACTCACGGCCAGACCGGGCGGCGCAAGACGATCGAGCTCGACGCCGCGCCCGAGGCCGTGGCGGCCTGGCTGCAGCGCGTGCTCGCCGGCTGA
- a CDS encoding DNA topoisomerase III, producing MTKTLIIAEKPSVAQDIARALTPVAGKFEKHADHFENDQYVVTSAVGHLVEIKAPEAYDVKRGKWSFAHLPVVPPHFELAPIDKSKSRLSAVVKLVKRKDVTDLVNACDAGREGELIFRLIVQYAAAGKPFTKPIRRLWLQSMTPQAIRDGFDKLRSDEQMQGLADAARSRSEADWLVGINGTRAMTAFNSRDGGFFLTTVGRVQTPTLSIVVEREEKIRKHVARDYWEVRAAFDAQAGQYEGKWFDPKWKKNPDDAEARADRLWNEADAQAIAAAVRGQPATVTEEAKPSSQSSPLLYDLTTLQREANSRFGFSAKTTLSIAQALYEKHKVLTYPRTDSRALPEDYVAVVKQTFAMLAEEELPGPLAALSQHARKGLDAGYVKPTKRVFDNTKVSDHFAIIPTLQAPKSLTEIEAKLYDLVVKRFIAVFYPAAEYMVTTRISKVATAGATHHFQTNGKVLVNPGWLAVYGKEAQDEDANLVPVTQGETVRTEGVDVKQLKTKPPARYTEATLLSAMEGAGKLIDDDELRQAMAEKGLGTPATRAAIIEGLILEKYMLREGRELVPTAKAFQLMTLLRGLAIEDLTKPELTGNWEYQLSQMEHGKLSRERFMAEIAKMAERIVKKAKEYDRDTIPGDYATLASPCPNCGGVVKENYRRFACIGAAGSPEGSGCGFSITKLPAGRTFELAEADALLRDKRLGPLEGFRSKAGWPFSAELRIVRDEEIGNWKLEFDFGDDDKPAEGEGEPVDFSGQQSLGPCPKCRSHVYEHGTSYVCEHAVGPHATCDFKSGAVILQQPVTHEEMTRLLTTGRTKLLEDFVSNKTKRKFKAFLVYDTKEGKVGFEFEPRAARPPAKKAPARKTAA from the coding sequence ATGACCAAGACTCTCATCATTGCGGAGAAGCCCAGCGTCGCGCAGGACATCGCGCGTGCGCTGACGCCGGTCGCCGGCAAGTTCGAGAAACACGCCGACCATTTCGAGAACGACCAGTACGTCGTCACCTCGGCGGTCGGCCACCTCGTGGAGATCAAGGCTCCCGAGGCCTACGACGTCAAGCGCGGCAAGTGGAGCTTCGCCCATCTGCCGGTGGTGCCGCCGCACTTCGAGCTGGCGCCGATCGACAAGTCCAAGTCGCGGCTGTCGGCGGTGGTCAAGCTGGTCAAGCGCAAGGACGTCACCGATCTCGTCAACGCCTGCGACGCGGGGCGCGAAGGCGAGCTGATCTTCCGCCTGATCGTCCAGTACGCCGCGGCCGGCAAGCCCTTCACCAAGCCGATCCGCCGCCTGTGGCTGCAGAGCATGACGCCGCAGGCCATCCGCGACGGCTTCGACAAGCTGCGCAGCGACGAGCAGATGCAGGGCCTGGCCGACGCCGCGCGCAGCCGTTCCGAGGCGGACTGGCTGGTCGGCATCAACGGCACGCGCGCGATGACGGCCTTCAACTCGCGCGACGGCGGCTTCTTCCTCACCACGGTGGGCCGGGTGCAGACGCCGACGCTGTCGATCGTCGTCGAGCGCGAGGAGAAGATCCGCAAGCACGTTGCACGCGACTACTGGGAAGTGCGCGCCGCCTTCGACGCCCAGGCCGGGCAGTACGAGGGCAAGTGGTTCGACCCGAAGTGGAAGAAGAACCCCGACGACGCCGAAGCGCGTGCCGACCGCCTGTGGAACGAGGCCGACGCCCAGGCCATCGCCGCCGCCGTGCGCGGCCAGCCGGCCACCGTCACCGAGGAAGCCAAGCCCAGCTCGCAGAGCAGCCCGCTGCTCTACGACCTGACGACGCTGCAGCGCGAGGCCAACTCGCGCTTCGGTTTCTCGGCCAAGACGACGCTGTCGATCGCCCAGGCGCTGTACGAAAAGCACAAGGTGCTGACCTACCCGCGGACCGACTCGCGCGCGCTGCCCGAGGACTACGTGGCCGTCGTCAAGCAGACCTTCGCGATGCTCGCCGAGGAAGAGCTGCCGGGCCCGCTGGCGGCGCTGTCGCAGCACGCGCGCAAGGGGCTGGACGCCGGCTACGTGAAGCCCACCAAGCGTGTCTTCGACAACACCAAGGTCTCGGACCACTTCGCCATCATCCCGACGCTGCAGGCCCCGAAGAGCCTGACCGAGATCGAGGCCAAGCTCTACGACCTGGTCGTCAAGCGCTTCATCGCCGTGTTCTATCCGGCGGCCGAGTACATGGTCACGACGCGCATCAGCAAGGTCGCGACGGCCGGCGCGACGCACCACTTCCAGACCAACGGCAAGGTGCTGGTCAACCCGGGCTGGCTGGCGGTCTACGGCAAGGAAGCCCAGGACGAGGACGCCAACCTGGTGCCGGTGACGCAAGGCGAGACCGTGCGCACCGAGGGCGTGGACGTCAAACAGCTGAAGACCAAGCCGCCGGCGCGCTACACCGAAGCGACGCTGCTGTCGGCGATGGAAGGCGCGGGCAAGCTGATCGACGACGACGAGCTGCGCCAGGCCATGGCCGAGAAGGGCCTGGGCACGCCGGCGACGCGCGCCGCGATCATCGAAGGCCTGATCCTCGAGAAGTACATGCTGCGTGAAGGCCGCGAGCTGGTGCCCACCGCCAAGGCCTTCCAGCTGATGACGCTGCTCCGCGGCCTGGCGATCGAGGACCTGACCAAGCCCGAGCTGACCGGCAACTGGGAGTACCAGCTGTCGCAGATGGAGCACGGCAAGCTGAGCCGCGAGCGCTTCATGGCCGAGATCGCCAAGATGGCCGAGCGCATCGTCAAGAAGGCCAAGGAATACGACCGCGACACGATTCCCGGCGACTACGCGACGCTGGCCTCGCCCTGCCCGAACTGCGGCGGCGTGGTCAAGGAGAACTACCGCCGCTTCGCCTGCATCGGCGCCGCCGGTTCGCCCGAAGGTAGCGGCTGCGGCTTCAGCATCACCAAGCTGCCGGCCGGCCGCACCTTCGAGCTCGCCGAGGCCGACGCGCTGCTGCGCGACAAGCGCCTGGGCCCGCTGGAAGGCTTCCGTTCCAAGGCCGGCTGGCCGTTCAGCGCCGAGCTGCGCATCGTGCGCGACGAGGAGATCGGCAACTGGAAGCTGGAGTTCGACTTCGGCGACGACGACAAGCCCGCCGAAGGCGAAGGCGAGCCGGTGGACTTCAGCGGCCAGCAGAGCCTGGGCCCGTGCCCGAAGTGCCGCAGCCATGTCTACGAGCACGGCACGAGCTACGTCTGCGAGCACGCCGTCGGCCCGCACGCGACCTGCGACTTCAAGAGCGGCGCCGTGATCCTGCAGCAGCCGGTGACGCACGAGGAGATGACGCGCCTGCTGACCACCGGCCGCACCAAGCTGCTCGAGGACTTCGTCTCGAACAAGACCAAGCGCAAGTTCAAGGCCTTCCTCGTCTACGACACCAAGGAAGGCAAGGTCGGTTTCGAGTTCGAGCCGCGTGCCGCGCGGCCGCCGGCGAAGAAGGCGCCGGCACGCAAGACCGCGGCGTGA
- a CDS encoding SET domain-containing protein has protein sequence MKKTVQPAAPRGDARRIQVRRSGVHGKGVFALQAIAAGTRLIEYKGELIDWPEALRRHPHDPAQPNHTFYFHVDDGHVIDANVGGNASRWINHACDPNCEAQQLADGRVFIDALRDIEAGEELFYDYGLVIDERYTAKLKKEYACHCGSPNCRGTMLAPKRR, from the coding sequence ATGAAGAAGACCGTGCAACCAGCGGCGCCAAGGGGCGATGCGCGACGCATCCAGGTGCGGCGCAGCGGCGTGCACGGCAAGGGGGTGTTCGCATTGCAGGCGATCGCCGCCGGCACGCGTCTGATCGAATACAAAGGCGAGCTGATCGACTGGCCAGAAGCGCTGCGCCGCCACCCGCACGACCCGGCCCAGCCCAACCACACCTTCTACTTCCACGTCGACGACGGCCACGTGATCGACGCCAACGTCGGCGGCAACGCCTCGCGCTGGATCAACCACGCCTGCGACCCGAACTGCGAGGCCCAGCAGCTGGCCGACGGCCGCGTCTTCATCGACGCGCTGCGCGACATCGAAGCCGGCGAAGAGCTTTTCTACGACTACGGCCTGGTGATCGACGAGCGCTACACCGCCAAGCTTAAGAAGGAATACGCCTGCCACTGCGGCAGCCCGAACTGCCGCGGCACGATGCTCGCGCCCAAGCGCCGCTGA